The Panacibacter microcysteis DNA window ATTATGGCGTATAAAAAATTACAGGAAAGAAAAGAAATACAGTCAGGGCAGGTAATGAAATAAATGATGAGCCCGGCTGCAAAACATGCATGTAACTTTCGTTGCGTCGCACTCTTGTACGCCTGTAACAATGCTGAACAAACGCGGAGACCAGAGCAAAATTTTATCTTTCGATCAAGGCTACGTCAACCTTGTTGCCCGCAGAGCAACACGCCGTATACAATGCTTCGCAAAGCTGCATAACGAACAGAAAGTACAAGTGAGTGACACAACAGGCGATGACCAAAGTACTGCTGCCGGTTACATTATAGTGCCCCGGCATTCTTTTTTTCCATTACAACCTTTTCTACCGTAGCAGGAAAATACTCGTGCTCCAGTGCATGAATTCTTTGTGCAAGCAATGCCGGCGTATCTGATGGATATACAGGGCAGGTGACCTGCAGAATATGATCTCCATGATCATACAGTTCATCTACAAAATGAATGGTAATACCGCTTTGCGTTTCTTTATCTCTTATTACAGCTTCGTGCACAAATGAGCCATACATTCCTTTGCCACCATACTTTGGCAGTAATGCCGGATGTATGTTGATGATATTGCCCTGGTATGCTTTTATAAGCTTTTCCGGGATCTTCCATAAGAACCCTGCAAGCACAATAAAATTAATATTGTAAGCCCTGAG harbors:
- a CDS encoding formyltransferase family protein is translated as MSSNKVHLAIFASGAGSNAKKIIGHFNHHPGITVSLIVCNKPGAGVLKIAADHNIPFLTIEKETFFRGNAYIDELRAYNINFIVLAGFLWKIPEKLIKAYQGNIINIHPALLPKYGGKGMYGSFVHEAVIRDKETQSGITIHFVDELYDHGDHILQVTCPVYPSDTPALLAQRIHALEHEYFPATVEKVVMEKKNAGAL